The genomic window ATCCATCGAAATGTCATCTtctgtggtagtgtgggttgTCTAGATGGTAGTTTCTTGAATGTGATTGGAGCAGGTTTATACACGTTCAAGCTAATGCGATCTTGCGCAACATAACGTTAAAATGGCATACAAAATCAGCTAGTGTGACGTTAAACTGAATTAGTCTCGCCGTACATTTCCCCCCACCATCAAGAGAGCTAGATGGAAGAAAAGCGTTCGACAAATTGGCTTTGCACTCCAACATCGATGGTTCGTACGCAGTCATTTCCGTAACGTTAAACGTGCGTCATGAATATTAAGAGGGAAGTCGTTAAAAATGAACCATATGGTTGATTGTCTGGGGAACAATCGCGAAAGAGGGAAGTGGATTTTTTCTTTCCCACGCACATTTAGCCTTCCCTTTTAGTTAACGATGTTTACATCATCTAGAAACAGTTGTCTTAACCACCAACAGCTGTCCGTATGTTTAGAATATTTTGCAGGCAACAAAAAACAGTTTCCACGAGGGCGCCTTGCCCTTGCGTGTTTATATCCCACCAGCCggtgtgtttgtatttttgcgCCTGGACCTTTAACCAGTTCTGGCTTACCAATCGCCGTGGTAAGGACTACGCTTTGGGTACAAAGTCGAATcgatttttctctctctctttgttttctttagtgTTTGAGAAATTGAGTGTGATTGACATCTAATCATGTAGAAAGGGGCGTGGTTTTGAATGACATGCTACGCGGACTACGTGTCACAATCAGTGTATAGGGTATGATGAAACATACATAAGGTCACTGTACAGTACCCCCAGGCAAGTTCTCAGGCAGAAAGACAATCTGGGTCAGTATGGGAAGGCCTTTGATTCTGCAGCTTCTTGTGTTGTTGGCCATTGTCCTGGCCACAGAAAGCAACAAGAATAGGAGTCGCACCAGTACCAATTTTCTGGACAAAGCAGAGTGTACGTGTAAGGTGGGTGACTACTGAAGAGGTTTATACAGAAGTTTTACAACAGTCAAGGGGGTTCCTAGAACATTAGAGAGTTTGAGGATCTGTCCAGTTAGGGCTTTGTTGTTGAACTGTCATAGTCTCAGTTTTGAAAGACATTTTCAAGCCTCTACTTATGCTACGTACATTTCCACTTGATTTCAGTCGCAATAGGCCTGGTATCCTAGTTCATGTTGTGATGCTCATAATTCAAGGAGGCCATAGATGGTTGTATGTGATGCACGTACACCTAACGTACGTAGGCCCTCTCACTCTCAGACACAATGTTACTTAGTAATAGAAGACTTGCAGCGTTAAGACAAGACAGACAAGTATGAAGTGTTTAGCCATCCCAAGTCTCAATGTCAAAATTCATCACTAAATAGAAACGTTGCTCTTGCATTAGGATTTAATACTAAGAATCTGAAAAGAAGAATGACATTGATTGAATCTCACGTGGGGTGGAAATAGGAATGCATCTAAAGATAAGAAACATTTTCCTTGAAGATGTTGACTTTCATTTTGGTGATATGTTTAGCCTTTGTGTCCTTATTTAAGTTATGATGCTGGTGAATTTTTGTTTGGTTGAGAGACACCTACACCCTCTCAGACACGTGTTAATGGGATATTGTAAagcttgaaatgtttgtgtcgTTTTTTCTTGCgaagttttcgcagtgacctctcctTTGCAAAATTATGACACTGCAATCAAACATTTCCATTGTTTTACCACTCAGTACTGCACTGTAGAATCGGTTCAGTCACAAACGTAAAAGTTATAATAAAACACTGAGAGTTTGTGAAATCAAATGAATTTGCAGTACTAGCAGTGGTAGGGTTTTGAATCGTGAAGCCATTGTCAAACCCAGACGAGCTGGAAGTCTAATACCATAGCATCCAAAGCAGTAAAAACTTTTTACTTCAGTTGGCAGTCATATTCATCACTAGAAATAGTTTATCAATCATCACGGATAATCTTTGATAATCTCTACGGGCAACATTCAACTCCAGACATTGCACATCAAACATGATTATAATATTGTAGCTAAAGGAGTTAAACATTGACCAAATGCTATTGAGATGTAAATGACCTGATGTGTCCTGATGTGTTATGTACAGCTGAAGGGAGGTCTGGATGACTGTAGCTGTGATGTGGAATCCATCGACTCCTTTAACAATGGGAAGATCCATCCCCTGCTGGAGGAGCTGCTCGGAAGGAACTACTTCAGATACTTTAAGGTCAGTTGAAAGATACATTACTGTCTCTTTTTGTAGAAGACAAGAAGTAAATGTATAGGCCATTGAGGCCATTACCACATCTGAACAAGGAtgttatattatgatatcattgatctgaaatacaaatacatgtacaatgtaaaataaagcttttctttattttgtccATGTTGGAtaagaagtttaaaaaaattctctcacagAAGATCTATGTTCTAAAACATGTAATGTTTTGATTTAAGTTTGATACTGATGTTTTAGTTGAGATAAGAAGTCTGCTTACTTCACAGACCCTTCGTTTGTGTAGTGTTCAAGAAGTGATGTTTATCACAGACATATGTTACAGATGAGGAAATACCTGATAACAAGCCATTCTCTTGGACATTGATAACTATAATCTGATCAATCTGTATGTTTTTCTACTTAGATGGTTTGAATTAGTACTTTGAAGTAATTCTCAAAATTTGTTTACATGAGAGTGATCATTAAGgccaattttgaaaaatttcaaactgcACGAAATAGAAtgtaaaatgtaataaaaagagAGTTTATTTTGCAGAGTAAAACCACTGAAAGCTGTATTTTCAATTAGCTCAGGGCTTGTGTGGTCAAATTCATTAAACATTAACCTTACCCCTGCTGAAATCGCATTTTAAATGTTGAGGCAGCAGGAAAAGGTTAATAATCACCTATCAGAACTAACTGTCTACCACATGTGCAATCAGCATTATTTACTGCCATGAAGGTACTgtatggaggtattgtttttggagtgtctgtgtgtgtgtgtgcttgctgtgtttgtgtttccggatatttgtggtcaataGAACTTAAGAATGATTGGATGGATTGGGATGATAaatggtatgtgggtaggtcttgagaagACAAGATCAAGGTCATGTTTTGGGCCCcttgtgtgtgaccttggtactgcagtagagcttccgttttttgtatcttttgttatGAACATGCTATGATCTTGTTTTTGCTGTATTGCCTGTATTCTTACACATCACCACAACATGGACTGTTCCAGGTCAGCCTGAACCAGGAGTGCCCCTTCTGGTATGATGACAGCAAATGTGCACTCAAGGATTGTGCAGTAGACATCTGTACTGAGGTAAGAAACTTGTGCATggacaaaaaaaaactcatcTGAACCCAGATAGTTTTACATGGTTAATAACAATAGACACGTAGTACCTCTCACTCACATCATGACACTGTCAAAGTATCAGTCTCAAAGTCCTTCTACAGCAACAACGTCTTTCCATGGAGTGTAACATTATGGAACTCTCTTCCTGACAAGTAATTCCCTCCCACATACAACCCACAAGCCTTCAGAACCAACATTTACAGCCATCTCACTAACTTAGTTCAGTGGAGAGGTCCCTCAGTAACCCTTACCCTTGTATTGATCAAACTCGTTAAAAAGTGTCATCACAAATCTATAGTTCGGCAGTACCATTATTCTGTACACAATTTGTATCTGCAACTTGATACCCTCCtaatttgaaaatacacagaCTTTTATGAAAGAATATGTTATTGTTCATGGTGTTATTATGTTCTATCTATTGTTGATTTCCATATTCAGAGAAAGATAACTGTGTTGTTCTTCAAACAGGAGGTTCTACCTGAAGGAATGAGAAATGGACACGAAATAAAAAAGGTATGTATGAAGTATTTTTGTGTTGGTTAGAAGCTTAAAATATTGATGATGACATGCCACATCACAGTGTTCTAAACACTGTCATTGTTGTGATGGATGGGCCTAACAAAAAAGATATTGAATGTGTTTCCAGTTTCAGCCCTGACAAAATTAGGGTAGGTAGGTAGGAATTCTCTCTTTTTTATAGATTTCAGCCGAAGTGATccacaacaaatacattttagcaaTGTAAGATTGGAATGCATCAGGCAGTCagtctggtattttcaacatcagcaTCTGGACCAAATCAATGATGTTgagaaactgaacaaagaaatacGATGTTTACTACACAGTCTTGCATCAACTATTGAAAGCCGTCATCTGTGAACAATGTGAAGTCTGTTATGAATTTCATCGCtgcaattttcatataaatcatccttttcaatgaaaaaaaatgcatagacATTGTTAAACTGTTGCTTGCTAATCTTCTctttattacatacatgtccACAGTATATGACAGACTCACTGAAGGACAAAGAGGAGTGTGATGAAATGATGGAGCTCAGTACAGTTGACCACACCCTCAGGTTAGGTTCTATGTAACTATTCTATAGATCACAGTAGTTTAAGGTTTAGATTTAGTGTAAGGTTTAGATGTTGTGTTAggtttagatgtacatgtactatcatgtAGTGTAAGGTGTAGATGTAAGTGTAAGGTGTAGATGTACTGTAAGGTTTATATGTAGTGTAATGTTTAGATCTAGTGTAATGTTTAGATGTAGTGTAAGGTATAGATGTGGTGTAATGTTTAGATGTAGTGTAAGGTTTAGGTGTAGTGTAAGGTTTAGATGTAGTGTAAGGTTTAGATGTAGTGTAAGGTTTAGATGTAGTGAAGGTACAGATGTAGTGTAAGGTTTAGATGTAATATAAGGTGTAGATGTAGTGTAATATTTAGATGTAGTGAAGGTACAGATGTAGTGTAAGGTTTAGATGTAGTATAAGGTGTAGATGTAGTGTAATATTTAGATGTAGTGAAGGTATAGATGTAGTGTAAGGTTTAGATGTAGTATAAGGTGTAAATGTAGTGTAATATTTAGATGTAGTGAAGGTATAGATGTAGTGTAAGGTTTAGATGTGTAAGGTGTAGATGTGGTGTAATGTTTAGATGTAGTGTAAGGTTTAGATGTATCTTATCTTTCATAGTATTTGTCCTAGCCATTTGAAAGCTATGTTTCAGTTTGGCAATGGAGTCAAGCTTTATTTCTAAAATATGGTAAAATCTAGTTGTGTTCTGTATGGTTATGTATTAAGTAATACTTGAAACATATTCAACTGACTGCTGTCCCTTAAACTGTGACACAGACacttgaatttcaagtgatcatGAAATAGTTTCACAGTTGAAAGGTCGCAAATAtagtacatgttgtataatgCATACTCCTCCATAGGCCTTGTAGCACATCTGATAATGTAAAGCCCTGTTGTAGTTATAACTTCCAGTctctttaaatttctttttactTAAGTAGCCATTGAAAGTCTTGTCTAAgaactatatatacatgtatatacaatgtacatcctgCTTGTGAAATGCTGAGAAGCTTATGCAATGTGTGTGCCTTTGTTTTGAGCCCGACAAAGCAAGTGACTGAATGTGTTTCCGTCTAAGCTACATCGGGTAATATGATTTAAGTTCACATTACTGACTATGTAGCCAGTGGTACCTACCACATCCTGTTTCTAAACCATTGCAGACCTTGGGGGTCTGTTTATTCAAAACAATAGCCTTGTAAATATTTGATTAAGGTGAAGGCTTACAGATATGGTAGCCTGCACATAAACAATGGAGGCTGACGAATCGCAATTGATTTTACACTCAAGCCTTATTTTCATGAGCTTAATGGATATCAACACAAAGTTGCAAAGACATTTTAGCCGAGGAAAAGTAAAATACATTAAGCTCCCTACCCATGGAGTCTGTCAGTGTTGTGACTTAGGATATTGATTTTTTGAGTGTTTGTATAGGGATGtgttctttgtctatgaaaAGGTGTAGTGATGCAAGTAGAACCAGATAATACAGTGATAATGTTGTGGGGAGGGCACCAACTCCTAACTAAGACTTGCTAAACTAATGTCTTCAGATGTTTCATTGTCTCCACATACAtagaaatacatttaagttatTTGAGACCAGGGCCCCAGTGTCATTCAATTATTAaattttgacagaatttttctGCGTTTCACTGAAACATTTTAAGACCATTTCAtcacaaacatgacaaaaaatgacaaaaatgattgggtgaaactgaaaataaataaagaaatataaaaATTTAGATAAACCGTGCCCAAACACCAGCCTGTAAATCAAACAAGGACAGAAACTTGTACACGATGATGgcaaaaatattattttccCATTAGTGGGAATTGGGATGACGGAAAAAATATTGAGACTGACATGTACGTTTGTATGTACACCCTTTTCTTCAGTCAAGAGAGCAAGGATGCCTTTGTGGAATGGACAGAGTACGACGATTCCCAGCTAAGCTTCTGTGTCATGGATGGTAAGGAAGACATCTACTTATTATTATGATACAGTATTAGACCAccccaatttaatttgttggttctctgatttaagaaaaaaaacaatatggagcgacagggcgaaaaagaaaaaaattagcaaaaacatacatgttaagAATAATATCATTATTCAACTTTCAGCTTTTGGCAGACATCCATCTCATCCTGGTACTCCTATTGTAAAATAGATGCACCTGATTGTTAAAAATTATTAAaagttttatttctatttttaaaGAATGATTCATGGTCATGTTTTTGACGAGATGGTTGTGCTTGCAGATGAGGATGAGAATGAAATGCAGTACGTTGACCTCCTACTGAACCCGGAACAGTACACTGGCTACAAGGGGGAGTCCCCTCACAGGATATGGAGGAGCATCTATGAGGAGAACTGCTTCAAGTTAGTGGGAGTATACATGTAAACTTGTTAATACATATACTTGTTAATGGCTCCTTTTATTGTTAGTCATAATGATGAAAGCTAAGTAAAACATAAACTACAGACAAGGTAGAAAAATTATCATCtctgcttcttcttctgttttaaagttaaagttaatgTCAAAGAATTTAGTAATATAGGGTCTAATGCACATCTTTATAGCGTATGAATTATCTTCCCTATACTATAGGCCTGTCCAGTCTACCAGACCATCGTACTCCCCCAACATCGTATCAAAAGGTATACAAACATTGTCTGCTATGTCATGTGTTCTGAGGTTACAAGTGTATGTAGAAGTTGTTTTCTCTTTCATGCATGTCTTTCAGGTTTTTGCAGTGCGGACAGGTTTTGTATTCGATTGCGATTCATTTTGTTACCATCAACCAAGTTTGTGGAGGGAATATTGTCTACATACGTGATATTTCCAgacatgtgacatacatgtacatgtatatctatgaaCAAATGAAGCATGATACATTTATGGAACAAATGATTACTTGCAAGGGTGGAAAAACTTCTTTTTATATTTGAAGGTCCTGGGTTGGAGGACTATCATTACTGTTGTTTAGGAGAAGAATctgatgcatgtacatgtatatgtatttatgtcacacttttcctttattttcccccCTGCTACTGCATGAGTAGTATACACCATTTGAAAATGCTGTACAACTGTGCCGTAGTTTGTGTCATTGTCCATCTGCAAGAATATTCTCATAAACATAAGCCTAAGAACAGTGACTTGCAGAACTATACAATGGacacttttttaaaaatatctgGGAAGTTATATCAAAATGCACGTTGTTCTACAGCATGGACCCACCAGTGTTTATCTCCCAACCACAGCCCATACTTACCTGTTGTTTGCTCTGTCTTGTTTTCTAGGTTCCCCACTTGAAGGTAACTGTCTGCTGTGTGCTGTGATAGCTTCAGCATGCCGTGTCAGTAGAGTAGTGGTAGCAGTAGAGGTAGAAAGCGGTATTGTGTGTAGGCTATAAGTGTTCTGTTGCAGTGTTATCTGGCATGGTAAAGTGGCACAGTCTCAAAAGTTGGCACGCTTTCTCTACATGTAAATTGTGTAATGTACAGTAGACTAAGTGTGGATTGTTTTTGTGatgtggtactgtaaatgcatttaactgtAAGTTTGTGGTATTGGCGGTGACCTTTTCATCACCATGAACGTGAAACCAcagcttgttctgtcttctctACCGCCGaacaccttgtttcaaccacaaactacgaaccactgcaaacacttcattttctccctactgcgaaattaaatcacagcaaacttacatgtaaatgcattttacagtatatgagATGCACTTTGGGTCTGTTTTGGGTGAAGATTCTGTATTTTAGCCTTTTTCATTGCActgataatttaaaaaaaaatgccataGCTTCAACGTTTTAGATCTTCAAGTAAATCATCTATTATTTGTGAAAACTTACAGATCTACATACTCAGAACAGACCCTTAATGTAACTTATATTGTTCCATACACTAACACACTAGACCAATGAATGTTTTGAATATCACTCCTGTCAACTAATTCATAAAGCTGTACTTGATGGTTGTCACAAGTTTTTTGTTGCCGTCAAGTCCCAAAATTGGTTCACCTGTTTGATTCTTGTTGGCTTCATTTTTCAGAAAAGGTTTATGACTTATTAAAAGTAAACTTCAAGATGTTGACATGATATCTTTCATGTCTATGCACCCATGGTGCACTCTCAGAGAAGTACTTTTCATTTCCTTTACCAAATGTTAAATCCACACTGCCTTGAACATGCTTCGAAGAAAAAGTGTTAAGAATACTGCACAAGGGCAGGAAATATCCCAGATGTTatcaaatacagctttattacTACTTTATAATCTCACATTGTACCACATAGGTTCAGAAAATACAACACATTCCTTGCAATTTTGCATGTCAAGGTATTGTTTGGTCACAAAGagacaacacaaacaaataggTTCAAAAATTgcaagaaatgttgtgtttttaccTAAACCTTGTGGCACATCAGTTCTGATATCTAACGACATGATTCACCCCTCCCACAGATGACAGACAGAAACTGACAGTTGACGCTAGTCTCTGATTTAATCAGTGATGACAGAACGTTCTATCTCACACATGACCACACAACCAACCAGCAATCACATTCTGTAGCTCCTGATTAACTCAACCCTAACTCCACAGTGATTGACCAATGATATTGCTCCTTTTTGATTGCACATGATTAATATGATTGATCCCCTGCACTTGTGTTCTCTCACCCTTTTCTTTCTATTAATAGACATTTTGTGATGATTTTGTTGCTTGTGACTAACCACATCATTTTGATGCAGTAGACTAAGTTTGTTgctgctgttttctttgttctaGGGCTTAATAACATACTAAACAGTGACTCTGATTATTATATGGAAGGTGGGGGAAGGGATTTTGTTTGCCTCTATGTCACACTGATGAATGCATGTGGAACAAAACTAAATTGGTGCAGCCTTAGCTGGAACTTAATGATCTTTTCAATATGCACTGCATGAATGGGGCATGAATTCTTCCGTGCACGCTTCACTGTAACAACCACAGAACAGAGCAGCTTCTTTACCATATATGGCATGTTGGTGCTGTCCTTATATGGCATCCACATCTTCCATATTTGGTATAATGTGTTTATGCTTTTTTGTGCTTTCTTTCTGTGCATGACATGGACTTAAGCTGAAGGTGCCTGTTGATTGTTTGCTGGTTTGTTAGTTAGTCAAGAAACCTTTCAATTCTTTTTCACATGTTTTCCCAAACATGTCACTTCTGTCCCTTCCAACAGCCTTGCATTATCAAATACACATGACTGACATGCATGTTAAGAACATTATAGTGTAATGTTACATTACGTAACTGTTATATGCAACATAGTTATCATATTCCATTATATCTAGAGCCAAAGAAAAAGGCTGGTAGTatacggtggttttaaggtgTAGCAGGAGGTCTCAGTAAATGAAACTGTAGAAATTTGTTGATATAATCTATAGATTCCCTTCAGTAAATGCGCTAAGTCTCATCACAaggttgcccccctcccacccctagGCCTGTGTCTGGAGAAGCGAGTGTTCTACCGTGTCATCTCTGGGCTGCATTCCAGCATCAACATACACCTGTGTGCCCGACACCTGCTGCCAGGTGAGAAACAGCTGTCTCTGGCACACCCTActgtttaacccagtgtcccCGATGAGTTGTACTGCAACATAAAgttagcagagagaaggttaagttaCTGTTACGCCAGTGATGAATCTTTACTAAACCCTTTTGTAACTATTGTAGCTGACTACAAATTAAAGCAACAAGACATCCTTTACAAACTTATGACATGTTCAACACTGACAGCATCTGTAACTTGTAAGGTTTTGAGCATTAGCATTTATGTAGATTGTGGACATCTAGATGACGATCAACAGACATTAATGTGAAGTGTCTCCCTGTTTGTTACTGCATGTACCAATAGCTGACGGTCACCATGGTGATGTGTGCCTGACAAGAGGTATGTGACAAGGACAGCGTTAGGTAGAGCTAGCGACGCTAGGTAGATTTGACAGACTAGCAAGACAAGAATCTACACAGCAATGACAGTAGAGACAGTAGGTACTGAACACAGTACAGTAGAGAAGCATTAGTTGGAATAGTTGCAGCTGACTGCCAATAATGCCTCACAGTAGCTTGACAAACAGTACTGTTGGTTTGAGTTTCTGTAGAAATTGATGAAATGCCGGCCCAAAAAACATTGTCAGGAGGCTTAGCCACAAATGTATCCTTGGGTAACACTTGACGTTGTTCACCAATTCCCCATAGATGGATGGGGGAGGACCAAGTGGGGTCCTAAACTGGAGGAGTTCAGGAAACGTTTCTCGCCGGAGAGCGTGGGGCCGCAGGGCACGACGCGGCTGAAGAACCTGTACTTCGTGTACCTGCTGGAGCTGCGCGCGCTGGTCAAGGCCGCGCCCTACTTCCTGAACCAGACGTTCTACACGGGAGACCGGGGCGAGGACGACGAGGTGCGCCAGCTGCTGATGGACGTGCTGGAGGTCGCAAGGTCAGACCAAGGATCATTTGTCGTATAAATAATTAACATGTTTGAGTAATGAATAAAATAGATACAGTAGAATGAATGCAGATTTGCAttaatttgtgttttgttgcaattttctgtaGCAGTTCTTGTGAGCGATTGCATGGGACAAAAGTTATTCCAAGAACAGGGATAAATCATCCTCCTGTATTTGATAGCAGTGAGGTTTATGTCTGGAATAGGATTTCAAAACAGAAATGGCAACAATGCAGACTTTGGTTTCTCATTTTTACAGGTTCTAATGCTTTATTGTATTGTGTTCATCACAGGCAGTTCCCGTACCAGTTTGATGAAAATACCATGTTCCAAGGTGACCCCAAGGAAGCCAGAAGACTGAAGGTAAATCAAGGCTTCTAAATCCATCTAGTTCCAAATCGTTGACAGTATTCAGTCTAATTACTCAACCTATCTGGCAGAAGACTGTTTTTACCAGGAAGAGGCATGGTGTTGATTGGTTTGCTTGTCCTATTCGGGAAATGTAAATTGAATTGTGTTTAAGAAGTTGAAGGTAACtgaaccttgcccccctcccatctccAGGAGGAGTTCCGCCAGCACTTCTGGAACGTGACCCGCATCATGGACTGTGTCGGGTGTGACAAGTGTCGACTCTGGGGAAAGTTACAGGTACAGAATAACACTActcatgtatatacatgtacatacatcatGACATTCTTTACCAAAAACCTTTATAATTGGTTGGTAGAGCATTGTCAGTCACTGGGAAAACAAAAGGTTCTGTGTTCAAATTTCCATCACGCCTCCTTGCCAGTTATTTCAGTACCCAATGTCACACATTTCTAAACAGAGGAGGAATTTTTGGTCTTTTGGGAGTAATCTGTGTTGGCTCTGTAGAATTAACCAatgactgttgttgttgtttaggtcCATGGACTAGGTACTGCCCTGAAGGTCCTTTTTTCGGGGGACATCATTGGGCGGATAGACATCCCACACAACAGGCAGTTCCACATGACGCGACGAGAGATTGTGGCACTTGTCAACGCCTTTGGAAGGTGAGCTTGTATTGTGTTGCAGTGTACGGTAGACGTTACAGTGGACATGTGCGGTGGAGGCCAAAAATGTAGTGCCTTTGTAGTGCCAACTTAAAATCCttgtaaaccttttttttccttgaaaattttggcccaatctggagactattttggttagaaggaacaggtagggtctaagctttcccattttggtcaaaatttgttcagttcacCAATTTTGttggcgtaagaacatatgtgagtAGTTGGGTCAGGCCTGCCCTGGGCGGATGACTACAGCGGAAAACTGTGTCAAATGTAAGGTTTGTTTACTTCCGGGATCTGTGCTCATCGTTTGAGCTGGATAACAGCCTGTTTTCCTTGCATGgttataaagtac from Branchiostoma lanceolatum isolate klBraLanc5 chromosome 4, klBraLanc5.hap2, whole genome shotgun sequence includes these protein-coding regions:
- the LOC136432559 gene encoding ERO1-like protein beta isoform X3, with translation MASKIHLLVTGLLVLIPAIGSRRQNSSAEQCFCNLKGGLDDCSCDVESIDSFNNGKIHPLLEELLGRNYFRYFKVSLNQECPFWYDDSKCALKDCAVDICTEEVLPEGMRNGHEIKKYMTDSLKDKEECDEMMELSTVDHTLSQESKDAFVEWTEYDDSQLSFCVMDDEDENEMQYVDLLLNPEQYTGYKGESPHRIWRSIYEENCFKPVQSTRPSYSPNIVSKGSPLEGLCLEKRVFYRVISGLHSSINIHLCARHLLPDGWGRTKWGPKLEEFRKRFSPESVGPQGTTRLKNLYFVYLLELRALVKAAPYFLNQTFYTGDRGEDDEVRQLLMDVLEVARQFPYQFDENTMFQGDPKEARRLKEEFRQHFWNVTRIMDCVGCDKCRLWGKLQVHGLGTALKVLFSGDIIGRIDIPHNRQFHMTRREIVALVNAFGRLSKSIRALEDFKNMMMRS
- the LOC136432559 gene encoding ERO1-like protein beta isoform X1, producing the protein MGRPLILQLLVLLAIVLATESNKNRSRTSTNFLDKAECTCKLKGGLDDCSCDVESIDSFNNGKIHPLLEELLGRNYFRYFKVSLNQECPFWYDDSKCALKDCAVDICTEEVLPEGMRNGHEIKKYMTDSLKDKEECDEMMELSTVDHTLSQESKDAFVEWTEYDDSQLSFCVMDDEDENEMQYVDLLLNPEQYTGYKGESPHRIWRSIYEENCFKPVQSTRPSYSPNIVSKGSPLEGLCLEKRVFYRVISGLHSSINIHLCARHLLPDGWGRTKWGPKLEEFRKRFSPESVGPQGTTRLKNLYFVYLLELRALVKAAPYFLNQTFYTGDRGEDDEVRQLLMDVLEVARQFPYQFDENTMFQGDPKEARRLKEEFRQHFWNVTRIMDCVGCDKCRLWGKLQVHGLGTALKVLFSGDIIGRIDIPHNRQFHMTRREIVALVNAFGRLSKSIRALEDFKNMMMRS
- the LOC136432559 gene encoding ERO1-like protein beta isoform X2 yields the protein MGRPLILQLLVLLAIVLATESNKNRSRTSTNFLDKAECTCKLKGGLDDCSCDVESIDSFNNGKIHPLLEELLGRNYFRYFKVSLNQECPFWYDDSKCALKDCAVDICTEEVLPEGMRNGHEIKKYMTDSLKDKEECDEMMELSTVDHTLSQESKDAFVEWTEYDDSQLSFCVMDDEDENEMQYVDLLLNPEQYTGYKGESPHRIWRSIYEENCFKPVQSTRPSYSPNIVSKGLCLEKRVFYRVISGLHSSINIHLCARHLLPDGWGRTKWGPKLEEFRKRFSPESVGPQGTTRLKNLYFVYLLELRALVKAAPYFLNQTFYTGDRGEDDEVRQLLMDVLEVARQFPYQFDENTMFQGDPKEARRLKEEFRQHFWNVTRIMDCVGCDKCRLWGKLQVHGLGTALKVLFSGDIIGRIDIPHNRQFHMTRREIVALVNAFGRLSKSIRALEDFKNMMMRS